The DNA window AAATGGAGTTTCGGATGTAATTTATCGGAAGCGATTTCTACCAACGGAATTAAGGTAAATTTTCTTTCAGGTATTCCCGGATGTGGGATTACAAGATCAAATGAGTTGGCAATTAATTCCTCAAAGTACAATATATCAATATCGATGATGCGTTCTGTCCATTTTTCGGTTCTTATCCTACCCATTTTCTTTTCAATACTGAGTACGGTTTCCAACAATTCCCAGGGTCCTAAATGCGTTTCAATTTTTAAAACCTGATTATAAAAACTGTTTTGATTTTCTATGCCCCATGCCGCTGATTCGTAAATTGAAGATTTTATAGTAATGTCGCATTCATTTTGTTGAATTAGGTTTGAAGCTAATTCAAGATTTTTATCCCTTTGTCCAACATTTGTGCCGATGAGCAGAAAAGCTTTAAATGCTTCGTATTCTTCTGGTGATTTTGTAATCAATTAGTATAAATTTGTCCTAAAATTGAGTAAAAAATATAAATAACATGAATTTTTTAAAGTACACTCTAGCCACTATTCTGGGATTATTTCTATTTCTGATCATAAGCATTTTTATTTTTATGGGAATAGGTGCGGCGGCCTCTCAAAAAGAAGAAGTAAAAATTAAAGATACTTCAGTATTAGAATTAAATCTCGGTAGTCCGATTAGTGAAAAGGAACCCGATAATCCTTTTGAAGAATTTGGATTCGAAATACCCGGTGCAGAGTTTACTTTGGGTTTAAAAGAAATTAAAGAGTGTATCAGAAATGCGTCGCTTGATGAAAGAATCAAGGCCATTTATTTAAATTCAAGCAATTTCGGGGGTGGTTTTGCCATTGCTACTGAAATTCGAAAAGAATTAGAAAAATTTAAGGAGAGTGGAAAGCCAATAATTGCTTATAGCGAATATTACAGTGAGGCAGCCTATGCCTTATCCACTGTGGCTGATACCATTCTTTTGCATCCTATGGGGCTTGTCGAGTTTAATGGCTTCAATCTGGAAATGATGTTTTTAGGTGGAACGCTTGAGAAATTGGATATAAAGGCAGAAATAATAAAAGTAGGAGATTATAAAAGCGCTGCGGAGTCACTTGTAAGAAAAGATTTCTCAGAAGAAAATGAAGAACAGCTCAGATTTTTAATCGATGAAATTTACGCAGATTTTATTAATGATGTGGCAAGAGGAAGAGGCATCGACGACACTACTTTGTTAAATATCGTCAACACCCACAAATTAAGAACCTCTGATGATGTTTTAGCCAGCAATATGGTAGATATGCTTGCGAATAAAGATGAATCGATCGATATACTCAAAACGGCTATCGGTGTATCTAAGGATGATAAAATTGAATTGGTGAGTTATAGTAAATACAAAAATGTCAATATAGAATCAGAGAATACTAGTAAAAATAGAATTGCTGTTTTAGTAGCTGAAGGAGAAATCAATAGTGGTGAAAGCGATGAAGACGTACTTGGTTCAGATACCTTTGCCGAACAAATGCGAAAACTGAGAGAGAATGAAAGAGTTAAAGCCGTAGTGGTCAGAGTGAACTCTCCCGGTGGTAGTGCAGTGGCTTCCGAGATCATGGCTCGCGAAATTGCCTTAACAAAGGAAGAGAAACCCGTTGTTGCGTCTATGTCGGATGTTGCGGCCAGCGGAGGTTATTGGATTTCTATGGGCTGTGACAAAATAATAGCCCAACCAAATACCATTACAGGTTCTATTGGAGTGATTGGCGTAATTCTGAATATTGAAAAGTTTATGGAAAATAAGCTAGGAATTACTTTCGATAGAATAAAAACAGGAGAATTTGCTGATATCGGTAGTGGTACCCATGAAATGACGGAAACCGAACGCGCTATTATTCAGGAATCCGTTGATGATGTATATGAAGATTTTATTACTAAAGTAGCATTCTTTAGAAAAATGGACATTGAAGAAGTAAAGAGTATTGCTGGCGGCAGGATCTGGACGGGCAAGCAGGCCATGGAGAGAAAGTTAGTTGATGAATTGGGTGGCCTGGAAAGAGCGGTTGAAGTCGCCGCTGAATTAGCAAACCTCGAAGACTACAAGCTAAGATACTATCCACCCAAAGAAAGTTTTTTCGAGAAATTCATGAAAGGATCGGAAAAGGAAGAATTGATGACTTACTTTTTTGGAGAACCCGATAGATTTACAAAAGCCATTAATACTATTAAAGACCTTGAAAATAAGGATGGTATTATTGCCCGATTACCCTACGGATTTGAAATTATTTATTAGGAATGTAATCCTTTTAACTGTTCTATTGAGTGCATTGCCAAACAGCATTAATGCACAGCTAAGATCAGAGCAATTCGAACCTTCTCTGGTCCCAATAGGCTTTAATTCGGTGATACCTCTCAATGAAGATGTTATTATTTTATTGCCAATTAATAACGGGGTCTGGTTTATCCAAAGAAAAAATTTAGGGAACGATTTAATATGGTCCGGCTCTATAAATACCGTTGAAAATGAAAATATATTTTCATGGGAGATCACGGAAGGCAAAATTTATATCTATTCGACAAAATTTGATCGCAGCGCCGGAAAGAGTGAATTATATGTAACAAAACTGGATACGGAAAATGGAAACAATAAGTCAAGAGAATTACTTTGGTCCACTCGCGCAGGTGAAATTACCGGGAATCGGAAAAAAGCAAAAAAGGTGGCCGATGCAGAGCTGGAACTTGCCTCTTTAAGGTCGTTGAATGCGGAAGTGCCATTTCCTTATCGCTTTGAATTTAAAACATCACAAAATCGCCAATTTAGGATTATTTCATTATTTGATTATTCAAATGAACAACTCATTCATGATTACAAAATATATGATAGGAATTTAAAAGAACTTGACTCCCGAAATATAAAGCTCGATGAGTTGATATATCTTTTTGATTATACCATTGGCAACGCGGGTGAAGTTTATCATTTAAATCAATCATTCGATGGAGATATACAGGTAATTCAATTTTCAATGCACTCAGATGATTATTCACTGCTTCGACTTACTGCTGAAAACAGTCAAAGGGATGATCTGAAAATTCTTGAATTAAGCAAAGGAAGGGTAGTGGTTGCAGGAAAAGCAGAAATTGAAAATTCTTTCTATGGCTGCCTTTATGCTGTATTTGACTTTAACCTAAATGAAATTGATCGGGTCCATTTTGAAGCACTTCCATATGAATATAAAGCGGCTACAGACAGTCTTTTTAAGCTTGGGAAGTTTGATGTAAGAGACCGAAGTAATTTTACCTTAACACATGTAGAATCATACAATGATGAAGAATTGTTAATAGTATTCGAGGCCTTTGAATTAAGACGGTCCGGTTATGTTTTTAAGGATCTGCGTTTTGACTCTGAACTAGAATGGTCCAATCATAAAGCCAAAACCATTAGCGGTTCGGCATTGATTTTTTCATTTGACAGGAACGATGAATTGAGATGGTCAAATTACATTTACAAAAAGAAAGAAATGGATATGAAATTTCCAAGAGTGTCAACTTTATTTCCAGTTTCACCTAAAAATGAAGCAATTTCATTTTTTATGGAATACGATGATAAAACCTATGAAATGGAAATGGATTATGTATACAACACCTGGCAAAAAGTAGCCATGACCTCCGACAATTCAGTGTTATCTACCTTGCAAGAAAAAAATGGGGATGCTTTAGTGGTTTATTATTCAGAAAATGAATCAAGGCTCATAATTATTAAGAAATGACGCTTAAAGAAATAAAGGAATCTTTAGATTATATACAGAAGAAAATTGATTTCAAGCCGGAATTCGGAATTATTCTGGGAACAGGCCTCGGTGCACTCGCTAAGGAAATCATAAAGGAGTTGGAAATCAATTATAAAGAAATCCCTCATTTTCCTGTTTCTACGGTAGAGAGTCATACAGGAAAATTAATTTTTGGTTATTTGTCTGGTAAGAGGGTGGTCGTAATGCAAGGAAGGTTTCACTATTACGAGGGCTACTCAATGCAACAAATTGTGCTTCCCGTAAGAGTGATGAAAATGCTTGGAATTAAAACACTCTTCGTAAGTAATGCCTCCGGGGGACTAAATCCCGATTATCAGGTAAGCGATCTTATGATCTTAAATGATCACATCAATTTATTGCCGGAAAACCCATTGCGAGGTCCAAATATTGATGAGTTAGGTGTTCGGTTTCCCGATTTGAGTAATGTTTACGATAAAAAATTAATACAACGAGCGCTTCAAATATCAACTGATTTTGAAATTAATGTGCATGAGGGAATATATGCTGCAGTTCAGGGTCCAACTTTAGAAACTCCGGCGGAATATCGCTACATCAGAATAATCGGAGCAGATGCTGTAGGGATGTCTACAATTCCAGAGGTAATAGTTGCACATCAAATGGGAGTACCTGTTTTTGCTATCTCAGTTATCACCGATATGGGTGTGCCAGGTATGATTGAAAAGGTCACTATTGAAAAGGTATTGGCTGCTGCTGCAAAAGCTGAACCATTCATGACTTTGATTTTGAAAGAATTAATAAGTGAGGCATAAAAAAAGACCGAATAATCGGTCTTTTAATAATTTACAAGATCTTAATCTTACTCTTCGGGATCATTTGAATCCTGATCATCATTTAACATAGCTTCAATCTTGTTTTTTAGCGCATCTACTTTTGTTTCTAATTCCTCGATATTTTCTTCAGTAGAATTTTCCAAAGATTCAGAAGTTGCTTCGATTTCCAATTCTAACTCTTTTAATTCTGATTTAAGTTCTTCACCTTTTTCAGAACCTGTTTCCATCCCTTCTTCGGCAAGCTCTTCAATATCTTCGGTTGTATTTTCCAACCTATCTGTTACCTTGTCTTTAAGTATCAGTAAATCCGCCTGCACTTTGTCTTTTCGAATTTGGAACTCGGTACTTACTTCCTCTGCGATTTCCTCAGCCTTGGACTCGTTGTTATCTTTCTGAGGTTCACAGGCTAAGAAAAATGTAAGAATAAGCGAATATGTAAATATGTTTTTCAAAGTTTTCATAGTAATTATGTTTAGTTGTTACAAAAAAAAGGCCGATGGATTACCGGCCTTATCATATTAGTTGAAATAATTAATTCAATTTGACGGCCTCTTTTGCTTCGTTCACCCACTCTTTTCCGTGTTTGGTGAGATCCTCCAGTTTCTTGTTGTATTCAGCTTTCATTTCCTTGGAGGTCTTGGCTAGAGTTTTTTCCCAATCGTGCATGGTGCTGTCAAATTCTTTTGCTATCAATTTTCTTGTTTTTTCACCAGAATTCGGTGCCAATAATACTCCAATAGCAGCTCCTGTAATTGCACCTGTTAAGAATATTCCTAAATTTTTCATGATATTTTTGTTTTAAGGGTTAAAATTTATTTTCTATTAGTTTTCCTGAGAAAATGCGCTCATCATCCAGTGATTTTTTTCAGTCACTTTTATGAAGTTTTTGACCATGTCCTCAGTACCGCTATCGCCATATTCAATTGCGTTTTCAACAACTGTAAACATGTACTCTAATAACACACGATAGTCTCTTATAATTTCCTTTACCATCTCCATGGCAGTTAAATCCGTACTGGCTTCTTTAATTTCAGAATGGTCTAAATATTCGCGCATTGTACTCATTGGTGTTTGACCAAAAACTCTGATTCTTTCGGCAATTTCATCGATCGCGCTTTTGGCATCTTCATATTGAATTTCGAATTGTTCGTGAATGTCAAAGAAATCGGGTCCCTTCACATTCCAATGAAAATTCCTCAGCTTTTGATAATGAACACTGAAATTTGCTAATAATTGATTCAGGGATTCTACCAACTCCGCAGTTTCCAATTTGGTATAACCCAACTTTCTAAACGCTTTTTTTGAATTTGAATCGTTTTCTTTTTTTGATGTTAAGGTTACTTCTTTCATAATTCTTATTGTTTGCATTTATATATGCCAAAAGTGTGCCCTTAGTAAAATAGAATGTAAAAGAAGAATAAATGGATTTAAGAGATTATTTTCTACAAAGATTGTAGAAATATTTACCCATTAAAAAAGAATTTCAAATTTACTTCCCTTGTCCGGCTGGCTTTGCACTTCAATTTGTCCACCATGGCCGTGAATAATGTTTTGAACATTTGTAAGACCAAGTCCATTTCCTTTTTGCTTTCGACTAAAAAATGGTTCAAAAATATGATTAAGCGTTTCTTCATCCATACCTGTGCCATTATCCGATATTTCTATCAGAAAATTTTCATTGACAAGACTGGACTTTACTTCCAAAACTCCACGATTTGATTTCATAGCTTCGATAGCGTTAATAAACAGATTTAAGAAAGCAACCTTAAGAGCCTCTTTATCGACAGCTTTGATAAATTCTTTTTTAGAGATCTTGTCCACCAGTTTTATATTTTTGAGTACCAAGCGGTCATTGCATTCTTTCAATGACTCTCTGAGAATCGCATTTAAATTTTCATCGCTAAAATTATACTGTCGTTGTTTAGAAGAATTTAAAAGATTGCCAATTAAGGTTTCAATTCGCGTGGCGTTTCGGGCTATTATTTCTGTGTAAACATTGGCTTCTGTATTGTCGGAAATTTCATCTTTTAATTGATCCAATGCTAAATTTAGATTTGTTAGAGGGTTTCTTACTTCGTGAGCAATATTTCTTGCTATTTTACCTGTGACTGCTAATTTTTCAGTCATTAGTATTTGACGCTCCGCTTTTTTCCTTGTGCTGATGTCTTTTATTATTCCCATGAAAGTATCAATTCCTTCTATTGCAATCGATTCAAAAAAACTGAGAAGGCAGGGAAGAACTGATTTTTTTCTAGTCTTTAATTCAACTTCAAATAACTCGATGTTTTCTTTTAAATAGACTTGCTGATTGAATCTTAAAAAGTCCTCTTCTCTATGAAAAATATCTTTGAGAGAAATATCCGCATTTTTCCTAAACCCAAAATTTTGTCTGAAAGAGGGATTCATATCCACAATTTGATATTCACTATTGCATATGAAAATCATATCCCTGGATTCCGACCACAATTGATCGTATTTACGCCGGATGTATTCAAATTCCTTATCTGATTTTTTTGGTCTTTTCATTTAGATAAGGTCTAGCGATTTCATTTTATTATATAGAGTTTTACGGTCAATTCCCAAAAGTTTTGCGGCTTCGCTTTTGTTATCATTGGATGCTTGCAATGCCCTGTTGATTGTTTTGGCTTCGGTACGAGCTACATTTTCTTTAAGATTATAACCAATTATTTCTTCTTCCTCTTGTATTGATTTTTTTGAATGCAGTTTTATTTCTCCGGGCAAA is part of the Hyphobacterium sp. CCMP332 genome and encodes:
- the folK gene encoding 2-amino-4-hydroxy-6-hydroxymethyldihydropteridine diphosphokinase → MTKSPEEYEAFKAFLLIGTNVGQRDKNLELASNLIQQNECDITIKSSIYESAAWGIENQNSFYNQVLKIETHLGPWELLETVLSIEKKMGRIRTEKWTERIIDIDILYFEELIANSFDLVIPHPGIPERKFTLIPLVEIASDKLHPKLHLTQSQLLEQCKDDLWVKKIA
- the sppA gene encoding signal peptide peptidase SppA, whose product is MNFLKYTLATILGLFLFLIISIFIFMGIGAAASQKEEVKIKDTSVLELNLGSPISEKEPDNPFEEFGFEIPGAEFTLGLKEIKECIRNASLDERIKAIYLNSSNFGGGFAIATEIRKELEKFKESGKPIIAYSEYYSEAAYALSTVADTILLHPMGLVEFNGFNLEMMFLGGTLEKLDIKAEIIKVGDYKSAAESLVRKDFSEENEEQLRFLIDEIYADFINDVARGRGIDDTTLLNIVNTHKLRTSDDVLASNMVDMLANKDESIDILKTAIGVSKDDKIELVSYSKYKNVNIESENTSKNRIAVLVAEGEINSGESDEDVLGSDTFAEQMRKLRENERVKAVVVRVNSPGGSAVASEIMAREIALTKEEKPVVASMSDVAASGGYWISMGCDKIIAQPNTITGSIGVIGVILNIEKFMENKLGITFDRIKTGEFADIGSGTHEMTETERAIIQESVDDVYEDFITKVAFFRKMDIEEVKSIAGGRIWTGKQAMERKLVDELGGLERAVEVAAELANLEDYKLRYYPPKESFFEKFMKGSEKEELMTYFFGEPDRFTKAINTIKDLENKDGIIARLPYGFEIIY
- a CDS encoding purine-nucleoside phosphorylase encodes the protein MTLKEIKESLDYIQKKIDFKPEFGIILGTGLGALAKEIIKELEINYKEIPHFPVSTVESHTGKLIFGYLSGKRVVVMQGRFHYYEGYSMQQIVLPVRVMKMLGIKTLFVSNASGGLNPDYQVSDLMILNDHINLLPENPLRGPNIDELGVRFPDLSNVYDKKLIQRALQISTDFEINVHEGIYAAVQGPTLETPAEYRYIRIIGADAVGMSTIPEVIVAHQMGVPVFAISVITDMGVPGMIEKVTIEKVLAAAAKAEPFMTLILKELISEA
- a CDS encoding YtxH domain-containing protein; translation: MKNLGIFLTGAITGAAIGVLLAPNSGEKTRKLIAKEFDSTMHDWEKTLAKTSKEMKAEYNKKLEDLTKHGKEWVNEAKEAVKLN
- a CDS encoding DNA starvation/stationary phase protection protein, giving the protein MKEVTLTSKKENDSNSKKAFRKLGYTKLETAELVESLNQLLANFSVHYQKLRNFHWNVKGPDFFDIHEQFEIQYEDAKSAIDEIAERIRVFGQTPMSTMREYLDHSEIKEASTDLTAMEMVKEIIRDYRVLLEYMFTVVENAIEYGDSGTEDMVKNFIKVTEKNHWMMSAFSQEN
- a CDS encoding PAS domain S-box protein; translated protein: MKRPKKSDKEFEYIRRKYDQLWSESRDMIFICNSEYQIVDMNPSFRQNFGFRKNADISLKDIFHREEDFLRFNQQVYLKENIELFEVELKTRKKSVLPCLLSFFESIAIEGIDTFMGIIKDISTRKKAERQILMTEKLAVTGKIARNIAHEVRNPLTNLNLALDQLKDEISDNTEANVYTEIIARNATRIETLIGNLLNSSKQRQYNFSDENLNAILRESLKECNDRLVLKNIKLVDKISKKEFIKAVDKEALKVAFLNLFINAIEAMKSNRGVLEVKSSLVNENFLIEISDNGTGMDEETLNHIFEPFFSRKQKGNGLGLTNVQNIIHGHGGQIEVQSQPDKGSKFEILF